A window of Paenibacillus polygoni contains these coding sequences:
- a CDS encoding AAA family ATPase encodes MPKWTKEILIGATPVIILFLVYIGVNVVPLLLMGLLVGGVFLLMQMRGGLTVGASSERKRKKAGPPKLTFEEIGGQDSAKQELREALDFLIRHEEIQKFGIRPLKGILLTGPPGTGKTLMAKAAAHYTNSVFIATSGSEFVEMYVGVGAGRVRELFRDARTRAAKENKENAIIFIDEIDVIGGKREGGQQREYDQTLNQLLTEMDGIYTSDAPRILIIAATNRKEMLDSALLRPGRFDRHIQVDLPDKKGRRHILELHAKNKPLDKNINMDKIAEESYGFSGAQLESLMNEAAIYAMRDDSQYITQKHLSMAIDKVMMGEKTDRESNEDEKKRVAVHELGHAIAAEAVRPNSVGQVALSPRGQALGYVRHNPQVEQYLYTKDFLEAQIMIALGGAAAEEIYYGGRSTGSRNDFEQALDIVKTMISSGLTELGIVHLEMVSQADMSKENAAILNELFSRTKQLLIDHGPIFDQSLSILLKEEVLSGDEFRKLFKESTLLPA; translated from the coding sequence ATGCCTAAATGGACCAAGGAAATCTTGATTGGAGCAACGCCCGTCATCATTTTATTTCTCGTCTATATCGGGGTAAATGTAGTTCCTTTATTGCTTATGGGTCTTCTTGTTGGAGGTGTATTTCTTCTCATGCAGATGCGCGGCGGTCTGACCGTCGGTGCAAGCAGTGAAAGAAAACGAAAAAAGGCAGGTCCGCCGAAGCTCACTTTTGAGGAAATAGGCGGTCAAGATAGTGCGAAACAGGAGCTTAGAGAGGCTCTTGATTTTTTAATCAGACATGAGGAAATACAGAAATTTGGTATCCGTCCCTTAAAAGGAATCTTGTTAACCGGACCTCCGGGAACAGGTAAGACACTTATGGCCAAAGCAGCAGCACATTACACGAATTCCGTGTTTATTGCTACATCAGGCAGTGAATTTGTAGAGATGTATGTAGGTGTAGGTGCGGGCCGTGTTCGGGAGTTATTCCGTGACGCGAGAACACGAGCAGCCAAGGAAAACAAAGAAAATGCAATTATTTTTATTGATGAGATCGATGTTATTGGCGGTAAGCGAGAAGGCGGGCAACAACGTGAATACGATCAGACCCTGAACCAGCTTCTGACGGAAATGGATGGGATTTATACATCAGATGCGCCGCGTATTCTAATCATAGCTGCAACCAACCGTAAAGAAATGCTGGACAGCGCTTTGCTTCGCCCAGGACGTTTTGATAGACATATACAAGTGGACTTGCCAGATAAAAAAGGACGCAGACACATTCTTGAACTGCATGCCAAAAACAAGCCGCTCGATAAAAACATTAACATGGACAAAATTGCAGAAGAATCCTATGGCTTCTCTGGCGCACAACTGGAAAGTCTAATGAACGAAGCAGCGATCTATGCGATGCGGGATGATAGCCAGTACATTACACAAAAACATCTATCCATGGCCATTGATAAGGTGATGATGGGTGAAAAAACAGACAGAGAATCAAATGAAGACGAGAAAAAACGGGTAGCCGTACACGAATTAGGACATGCCATTGCGGCAGAAGCTGTACGTCCAAATAGTGTGGGACAAGTTGCATTAAGCCCGCGTGGACAAGCGTTAGGCTATGTAAGACATAACCCGCAAGTAGAACAATACTTATACACCAAAGACTTTTTAGAAGCTCAAATTATGATTGCGCTTGGCGGTGCGGCAGCAGAGGAAATTTACTACGGGGGCCGCAGTACGGGTTCGAGAAATGATTTTGAGCAAGCGTTAGATATAGTCAAGACCATGATCAGCTCTGGACTTACAGAACTCGGAATCGTGCATCTGGAGATGGTCTCTCAAGCGGACATGTCGAAAGAAAACGCAGCGATATTAAATGAACTTTTCTCCCGTACCAAACAGCTGCTCATTGATCACGGTCCTATCTTTGATCAATCCTTAAGTATCCTGCTTAAAGAAGAAGTGTTATCTGGTGATGAATTTCGCAAATTATTCAAAGAAAGTACATTATTGCCAGCATAA
- a CDS encoding cell wall elongation regulator TseB-like domain-containing protein, translated as MRRNRKKWIYISILTVLLILFGIYQFYVYVMKDQWAERDLAVSIAEQQAQLTSVTKTQKSVWGEESIYWTIEGTNSESKPIMVWVRFGMDHKPVSGKNSVHTELIENSFSEDEMYAKIAAELGNIEIIHLHPSYYNKTYVWQLFYKQDGKYVYRFYQFSDGTEIGNGYQLPD; from the coding sequence TTGAGGAGAAATCGTAAAAAGTGGATATACATTAGTATTCTTACCGTATTACTAATTTTATTTGGAATTTATCAATTTTATGTTTATGTAATGAAAGATCAGTGGGCAGAAAGAGACCTGGCGGTATCGATTGCAGAGCAGCAGGCACAGCTTACATCCGTTACAAAAACGCAGAAATCAGTTTGGGGAGAAGAGTCGATCTATTGGACGATTGAAGGCACGAACAGCGAGAGTAAGCCAATTATGGTCTGGGTTCGATTCGGAATGGATCATAAACCAGTAAGTGGAAAGAATAGTGTTCATACTGAACTCATTGAGAATAGTTTCTCTGAAGATGAAATGTACGCCAAAATCGCTGCAGAGTTAGGCAATATAGAGATTATTCATTTGCATCCAAGCTACTACAATAAAACATATGTATGGCAGCTCTTTTATAAGCAAGATGGCAAATATGTGTATCGATTCTACCAATTTAGTGATGGAACTGAAATAGGGAATGGATATCAACTTCCCGATTAA
- a CDS encoding amidohydrolase: MNSHKWLIKNGQFAVSDPEWRIVKGYMLVENDKIVYIGEKLPEGEEETTVFDGKNLLFIPGLINTHGHAAMSLLRGYGDDLALQIWLQEKMWPMEEKFTADDVYWGASLSILEMIKGGTTAFLDMYDQMDQVAKVVEESGIRASLMRGVIGFGSDELRAAKLAEATSFAKEWNGQANGRITTMLSPHAPYTCGPEFIEKFVQAAHDLDLPLHTHMSETKAEVEQNVKDYGLRPVAHLEKLGFFSRPSLVAHAVHLTDEEIEILAKYNVAVAHNPGSNLKLASGVARVPDLLKAGVVVSLATDGPASNNNLDMFEEMRLAALIHKGVSGDPTAVPATEALRMGTEYGAKSIYVEDTGTLAAGKKADFIAIDLDQAHFLPYSDLISHVVYSASAKDVKHVWVDGKQLLKDGEALTLDEERIKREAESAFKGLKAR, from the coding sequence ATGAATAGTCATAAATGGCTTATTAAGAACGGACAATTCGCAGTTAGTGATCCAGAATGGCGAATCGTAAAAGGGTATATGCTTGTAGAGAATGATAAGATTGTCTACATAGGCGAGAAACTCCCTGAGGGGGAGGAAGAAACAACCGTTTTTGACGGGAAAAATTTACTCTTTATTCCGGGTCTAATCAATACGCACGGTCACGCTGCTATGTCTCTTCTGAGAGGATATGGAGATGACCTTGCACTCCAAATCTGGCTTCAAGAAAAAATGTGGCCAATGGAAGAGAAGTTCACGGCAGACGATGTATACTGGGGAGCTTCCTTGTCGATCCTGGAGATGATTAAAGGGGGCACAACCGCTTTTCTAGACATGTATGATCAGATGGATCAAGTGGCTAAAGTAGTAGAGGAGTCGGGGATACGAGCAAGCCTGATGCGCGGTGTTATTGGATTCGGTTCAGATGAACTGCGAGCTGCTAAACTTGCAGAAGCGACTTCTTTTGCCAAGGAATGGAACGGGCAGGCGAATGGCAGAATTACTACGATGTTGTCACCTCATGCACCGTATACATGTGGACCTGAGTTTATTGAGAAATTTGTTCAGGCGGCGCATGACTTGGACTTACCGCTTCATACGCACATGTCTGAGACAAAGGCAGAGGTAGAGCAGAATGTGAAAGATTATGGACTTCGTCCGGTTGCTCACTTAGAAAAATTGGGCTTCTTCTCCCGTCCATCTCTCGTGGCGCATGCGGTTCATTTAACTGACGAAGAAATTGAGATTCTTGCTAAATATAATGTGGCAGTAGCGCACAATCCAGGAAGTAACCTCAAACTTGCCAGCGGTGTAGCTCGAGTTCCGGATTTATTAAAAGCGGGGGTTGTTGTATCCTTAGCAACGGATGGACCTGCAAGCAATAATAATCTGGACATGTTTGAAGAGATGCGTCTCGCAGCCCTTATCCATAAAGGAGTCTCTGGTGACCCAACGGCGGTTCCAGCGACAGAAGCTCTACGTATGGGAACAGAATATGGAGCAAAATCGATCTATGTTGAAGATACGGGAACGCTTGCAGCAGGTAAAAAAGCAGATTTTATAGCGATTGATTTAGATCAGGCGCACTTTTTGCCGTATTCAGATTTGATCTCCCATGTTGTATACTCGGCAAGTGCTAAAGACGTAAAACATGTTTGGGTGGATGGCAAGCAGTTGTTAAAAGATGGTGAAGCTCTTACTTTAGATGAAGAACGTATTAAGCGTGAAGCAGAATCTGCATTTAAAGGACTGAAAGCCCGCTAA
- a CDS encoding redox-sensing transcriptional repressor Rex, whose product MKSDKISEAVVRRLPVYLRYLQELYKREVTTVSSQELGLKLDLNPAQIRKDLAYFGDFGRKGIGYDVAYLIDKIRQILKIDQVINVALVGAGNLGQALSNYNRYVKDNMKIVAVFDSYDKKIGTMINTLTVQPMEELQDTVKERNIRIGIITVPDFEAQRVADCMVEAGIEAILNFAPIIIKAPPHIRIHTADFTTDLLSLAYYLESEEGKEVTEDE is encoded by the coding sequence TTGAAGTCGGATAAAATTTCAGAGGCAGTCGTTCGCCGGCTGCCCGTATATCTGCGTTATCTGCAGGAGTTATATAAAAGAGAAGTGACAACGGTATCCTCTCAAGAACTCGGACTTAAACTGGATTTAAATCCAGCTCAGATCCGTAAAGATTTAGCTTATTTTGGCGATTTTGGACGGAAAGGAATCGGATATGACGTTGCTTATCTTATCGATAAAATTCGTCAAATCCTCAAAATTGACCAAGTCATCAATGTTGCCCTCGTTGGAGCAGGGAACCTCGGTCAAGCTTTATCTAACTATAACCGCTATGTAAAAGACAATATGAAGATTGTTGCCGTGTTTGACTCGTATGATAAAAAAATTGGAACGATGATCAATACACTTACGGTGCAGCCAATGGAAGAGTTACAGGATACAGTGAAAGAACGTAATATCCGAATTGGAATCATTACGGTGCCTGATTTTGAAGCTCAGCGTGTAGCGGATTGCATGGTTGAAGCAGGTATAGAGGCCATACTTAATTTTGCACCGATTATTATTAAAGCTCCGCCGCATATTCGGATCCATACGGCCGATTTCACAACAGATCTATTAAGCCTTGCTTATTATCTGGAAAGCGAAGAAGGAAAGGAAGTTACAGAAGATGAATAG
- the dinG gene encoding ATP-dependent DNA helicase DinG, giving the protein MKFAVLDFETTGTQSDGEITQVGLTIIDHDLSIKETYSSYVNPGVPIPPFITGLTGISDDDVKDAPHLEEMMMELVPLLDDVVLVGHNVAFDFYFLQNALDRCGYLPFTGRILDTMDFLKICFPSLSSYQLGYVSTEFGFEHDRPHQADSDALATAHVFLKSIDELRGLPLITLQRLSDLFPAEESDFGWFLDGLLTEKESEPIQDLDGQKYYRQLALAIDDWSTIAPPRDEHAPNPLENESFSAYMEKVQQNLKDKLPNYEQREAQNMMFDEVNKALYEDKHLLIEAGTGTGKSLGYLLPSIYQSVKQETKVTVSTHTINLQEQLRERDLPLLTKVVPFPFKAAIFKGRGHYLCLRKFEQKLNNKEFATPKEDVFTAAQMLVWLTQTETGDDEELNLSHRGTDFWETVQSESESCLGRSCPWFKKCFYHRARHEAGIADVVITNHSKLFTDVKASHQLLPSYDYLVIDEAHHLEDVAGKHLGMHMKYFSVVHTLTRLFKDSRNGQFPALRQQIDQSGHEKYVEWTSAIDELFPFALEAKEEWDTLSDMLFKLLPERMDAAPGDSGQFSLRLKPQSKPKAWDKISKHENQFYVTVGEMVRKADKLLGEVREELDDYASDSLITDITGLVRDLAELRDNLRLFMRLDDTGTVYWLEASGQFRSKSLQLYAVPVDVSSHLKELFFDKKHSVILTSATLSVDKSFQFMIDQLGLSEAQEKGRLLTSLLPSPFNYRDQALLVIPRDFPSVKGSVGDDHFVSMLVTSLAETAKATKGRMLVLFTSYRMLRQVHEPLKEALAASDITVLGQGVDTGSRTKLTRRFQEAKASVLLGTSSFWEGVDIPGEALTCLAIVRLPFQPPSHPVVEAKSELLEKEKKNPFMKLSVPQAVIRFKQGFGRLVRTAQDRGIVIVYDTRVIESYYGKYFLYSLPGPKMEHMVTEKMVPRISEWLMEHETNKE; this is encoded by the coding sequence ATGAAATTTGCCGTGCTTGATTTTGAAACAACAGGTACTCAGTCTGATGGTGAAATTACCCAGGTTGGACTTACCATAATAGATCATGATTTAAGTATAAAAGAGACATACAGCTCTTATGTCAATCCCGGCGTTCCCATTCCACCTTTTATTACTGGACTTACTGGAATTTCGGACGACGATGTCAAAGATGCACCTCATCTTGAAGAAATGATGATGGAACTTGTTCCATTGCTGGATGATGTTGTACTTGTTGGCCATAATGTAGCTTTTGACTTTTACTTTTTGCAAAATGCATTAGATCGATGCGGATACCTGCCGTTTACAGGCCGTATTTTGGATACGATGGACTTTTTAAAAATTTGTTTTCCTTCGCTTTCCTCTTACCAGCTGGGTTATGTTTCAACTGAATTTGGATTTGAACATGACAGACCGCACCAAGCGGATAGCGATGCACTCGCAACCGCTCATGTATTTCTTAAAAGTATAGACGAACTGAGAGGTTTACCTTTGATTACACTGCAGCGTCTCTCGGATCTCTTTCCTGCAGAGGAAAGTGATTTCGGCTGGTTTTTGGATGGACTGCTGACAGAGAAGGAAAGCGAGCCGATTCAGGATCTGGACGGTCAGAAATATTACAGACAACTTGCGCTCGCCATTGATGATTGGTCTACGATTGCTCCGCCGCGGGACGAACATGCACCGAACCCTTTGGAGAATGAATCGTTCAGCGCGTATATGGAGAAGGTTCAACAGAACTTAAAAGATAAACTTCCCAACTATGAACAACGGGAAGCGCAAAACATGATGTTTGACGAAGTGAATAAAGCTCTATATGAGGACAAGCATTTACTAATTGAGGCAGGAACAGGAACAGGTAAATCCCTTGGATATTTGTTGCCTTCAATTTACCAAAGTGTTAAGCAGGAGACGAAGGTTACGGTAAGTACACACACGATAAACCTGCAGGAACAACTGCGTGAACGTGATCTTCCTTTGTTAACCAAAGTCGTTCCTTTTCCTTTTAAAGCAGCGATCTTCAAAGGTCGTGGACATTATCTTTGTCTGCGTAAGTTTGAACAGAAGCTGAATAATAAAGAATTTGCTACACCCAAAGAAGATGTGTTTACAGCGGCTCAGATGCTCGTCTGGCTCACGCAAACAGAAACCGGAGATGATGAAGAACTAAACTTAAGCCACCGGGGAACAGATTTCTGGGAAACCGTACAAAGCGAGTCTGAATCCTGTTTAGGACGGAGCTGCCCTTGGTTTAAAAAATGTTTTTATCATCGTGCACGTCATGAAGCAGGAATTGCAGATGTTGTAATTACCAATCACTCGAAACTGTTTACAGATGTGAAAGCCAGCCATCAACTGCTTCCAAGTTATGACTATTTAGTGATAGATGAAGCTCATCATCTAGAAGACGTAGCGGGTAAACATCTTGGGATGCACATGAAATATTTCTCAGTGGTCCATACGCTAACAAGACTGTTTAAAGATAGTCGTAACGGTCAATTTCCTGCACTTCGTCAGCAAATTGATCAGTCAGGACATGAGAAATACGTGGAATGGACTTCAGCTATTGACGAATTGTTCCCATTTGCTCTAGAAGCGAAGGAAGAATGGGATACACTGAGTGATATGCTGTTTAAGCTGTTACCAGAGAGAATGGATGCTGCGCCAGGAGATTCGGGACAGTTTTCACTTAGACTGAAGCCGCAATCAAAGCCAAAAGCATGGGACAAAATCTCAAAACATGAAAATCAGTTTTATGTCACAGTAGGCGAAATGGTTCGCAAAGCAGATAAGCTGCTTGGAGAAGTGAGAGAAGAGCTAGATGATTATGCGTCAGATAGTCTCATTACGGATATCACAGGTCTTGTCAGAGACTTAGCAGAACTTAGGGATAATCTGAGACTCTTTATGCGGCTTGACGATACAGGTACCGTATACTGGCTTGAAGCAAGCGGTCAGTTTAGAAGTAAGTCTCTGCAGCTATACGCAGTTCCTGTCGATGTAAGTTCACATTTGAAGGAACTGTTTTTTGATAAAAAACACAGTGTGATCCTGACCTCTGCTACGTTATCTGTAGACAAGTCATTTCAGTTTATGATCGATCAGCTCGGACTATCAGAGGCACAGGAAAAAGGCAGGCTTTTGACGTCCTTGCTGCCATCGCCATTTAATTATAGGGATCAGGCACTTCTTGTCATTCCCCGCGATTTTCCAAGCGTAAAAGGAAGTGTAGGGGATGATCACTTTGTAAGTATGCTGGTGACTTCACTTGCAGAGACAGCGAAGGCAACCAAAGGCAGAATGTTAGTGTTGTTTACATCCTACCGTATGCTGAGACAAGTGCATGAGCCACTAAAAGAAGCACTTGCAGCTAGTGACATCACGGTGCTTGGACAAGGGGTAGATACAGGCAGCCGGACCAAACTTACACGTCGGTTCCAAGAGGCTAAGGCTTCTGTCTTGCTTGGAACAAGCAGCTTCTGGGAAGGTGTAGATATTCCAGGAGAAGCTTTAACTTGCCTTGCAATCGTGCGGCTGCCTTTCCAGCCGCCCAGCCATCCGGTGGTGGAAGCAAAAAGTGAACTTTTGGAAAAAGAAAAGAAAAACCCTTTCATGAAACTTTCTGTTCCACAGGCAGTGATCCGGTTCAAACAAGGTTTTGGCCGGCTCGTTCGTACAGCACAGGACAGAGGTATCGTTATCGTTTATGATACAAGGGTTATTGAATCCTATTATGGAAAGTACTTTTTGTACTCCCTGCCAGGTCCCAAAATGGAACACATGGTTACGGAAAAAATGGTTCCAAGGATTAGTGAATGGCTGATGGAACATGAAACGAATAAAGAATAA
- a CDS encoding tetratricopeptide repeat protein, which yields MFQYLFAEMNDALDEIEKYYSAAPAVKKQEMLRKWNLLKQMSDGIMDEWMSFEEKMARIRESGLFRGTDPFTMIPELKLQSFVKGQGYFKLLMYKHAAEEFNKVVELYPESLMSRLYLAVSYLHLEETHVAAKELNRILLNSDQPRLKALAYNALGCIHAKHTDLEKALSCFALSLKLDPSLQEPLYNLEACRSNSGKLHYGTQLLALS from the coding sequence ATGTTTCAATATTTATTCGCCGAAATGAATGATGCGCTTGACGAGATTGAAAAGTATTATTCTGCTGCACCTGCCGTTAAGAAACAAGAGATGTTACGAAAGTGGAATTTGCTAAAACAGATGAGCGATGGAATCATGGATGAGTGGATGTCATTTGAAGAAAAAATGGCTCGGATACGGGAAAGCGGTTTGTTCCGCGGAACGGATCCCTTTACCATGATTCCAGAACTCAAGCTTCAATCTTTTGTCAAAGGACAGGGGTATTTTAAGCTTCTTATGTATAAACATGCGGCTGAAGAATTTAACAAAGTCGTTGAATTGTACCCGGAAAGTTTAATGTCCCGTCTGTATTTAGCTGTGTCGTATCTTCATTTAGAAGAAACACATGTCGCTGCAAAGGAACTGAATCGAATTTTGCTGAACAGCGATCAGCCTAGACTTAAAGCGCTGGCTTATAATGCACTTGGCTGTATCCATGCCAAACATACGGATCTCGAGAAAGCACTTTCCTGTTTTGCCCTTTCTCTAAAGCTTGATCCCAGTTTGCAAGAGCCGCTGTATAATCTGGAAGCATGCAGATCCAATAGCGGAAAACTCCATTATGGAACTCAGTTGCTTGCTCTCTCCTAG
- the panD gene encoding aspartate 1-decarboxylase gives MFRTLMKSKIHRATVTEANLNYVGSITIDRDLMEAADIFENEKVQIVNNNNGARLETYVIPGPRGSGTICLNGAAARLVQPGDTVIIISYAMMDAAEMASHKPTVVFVNDANKPVQTVQQEVHATIM, from the coding sequence ATGTTTAGAACTTTAATGAAATCAAAAATACATCGTGCAACGGTAACAGAGGCAAATTTAAATTATGTAGGAAGTATTACCATTGATCGCGATCTAATGGAAGCAGCGGATATTTTCGAGAACGAGAAAGTTCAGATTGTGAATAACAATAATGGAGCCAGACTAGAGACTTATGTTATTCCCGGCCCGCGCGGCTCTGGAACGATTTGTCTGAATGGTGCTGCAGCTCGTCTTGTTCAGCCGGGAGATACGGTTATTATTATCTCTTATGCGATGATGGATGCAGCAGAGATGGCAAGTCATAAGCCAACTGTCGTATTTGTTAATGATGCGAACAAACCGGTTCAAACGGTTCAACAGGAAGTTCACGCTACGATCATGTAA
- the panC gene encoding pantoate--beta-alanine ligase, whose protein sequence is MITVRTIQELRSQIAGMKKQISKPEVTVGFVPTMGYLHEGHASLMKQARNKTDIVVLSIFVNPIQFGPNEDFESYPRDEKRDLAVAEKEGVDIVFIPSVKEMYPQPTKTTIKVAGLTERLCGASRPGHFDGVTTVVAKLFNIVQPDFAFFGMKDAQQVAVLSQMVADLNMPVTIVPCPIMREDDGLALSSRNVYLSSEERSQALCLSRSLSLAEKASKERPDITIGELRSLVTAEIKKSPVAVIDYVEILTFPGLQPVHEEQKLTDLEDVIVALAVKFGKTRLIDNHRLQKVKVVSHV, encoded by the coding sequence ATGATTACCGTTCGTACTATTCAGGAGCTAAGATCACAAATTGCAGGAATGAAAAAGCAGATTTCTAAACCCGAAGTAACGGTTGGTTTTGTGCCGACAATGGGTTACCTGCATGAAGGTCATGCCAGTTTGATGAAACAAGCAAGAAACAAAACAGATATTGTTGTTCTTAGTATTTTTGTGAACCCGATCCAGTTTGGTCCAAATGAGGATTTCGAAAGTTACCCGCGTGATGAGAAGAGAGATCTTGCGGTAGCGGAAAAAGAAGGAGTAGATATTGTATTTATTCCTTCGGTTAAAGAAATGTATCCACAGCCTACGAAGACAACGATTAAGGTCGCTGGTCTGACAGAACGCCTATGCGGTGCTTCTCGTCCAGGTCACTTTGACGGGGTAACTACGGTGGTTGCCAAACTGTTCAATATCGTACAGCCTGATTTCGCATTTTTTGGTATGAAAGATGCGCAGCAAGTGGCAGTGCTGTCGCAAATGGTTGCGGATTTAAATATGCCTGTAACCATTGTTCCCTGCCCGATCATGAGAGAGGACGACGGGCTCGCTTTGAGCTCTCGTAACGTCTATCTGAGCAGTGAGGAACGTTCGCAGGCACTCTGCTTATCACGTTCTCTTTCACTTGCTGAGAAAGCAAGTAAAGAACGTCCGGATATCACTATTGGTGAGCTTCGCAGTCTGGTTACTGCAGAGATCAAGAAATCACCTGTTGCCGTAATTGACTATGTGGAAATTTTGACATTCCCCGGCTTGCAGCCGGTACATGAAGAACAGAAACTTACCGATCTAGAAGATGTGATTGTGGCTTTAGCCGTTAAATTCGGCAAAACTCGTCTGATCGATAATCATCGTTTACAGAAAGTGAAGGTGGTCTCACATGTTTAG